The window AATCCAGTTCCTCACAAGACCTCAAATATTTCGGACTGTGGCCTGGCCCTCTCCCAGGGgacctccttccttcccagcatCCCCTTCCACCATCCCCCCACCACggccttgcaaaaaaaaaaaaaaaaaattcttctttcattAAAACTGCCTGAAACTTCTGTGGGTATAGAAACCACAAACTGATcagcagagaaaagggaagagaagtagAGGCAACCGGAAACCATTCAGGGCtggtcccctccctgccccggtttcttcccccagccccccacagctCAGCCCAAAGCCTGCTGGGAAACCTGCGGCCCGCATGAGCCCCCCACACCGTGCAGATCTGCATGTGCTTCACCCCTTCCCCACAAGCCCTCAGCTGGTAGCGCTCAGACAAGGacaaaaacaagatgaaaacagaagaaCCCCAAAACCACACAGAGCGATGTGGGGAGCCACCCTGCACGGGTGCCTCAGTAGTCGGCCTCCTCCCGGTGGTAGGGTGTGTACTCTGGGGCCTCCCCAGGGCCCGGGCAGTCGCCTGCAGCCGCTGAAGCCCCATCGGCCACGGGGCCTTGGGGGCAGTACTTGGGGTCATAGATCTGCCGGCCCAAGCCAAAGACCTGGCCACTCTGGTTGGCGCCCTGCGTGTAGCCCATCTGCAGGGACATGGAAGAGTTGTCACACTTGTCGGTCCCCAGCTTGGTGTCGTAGATGTGCCGCCGGGTCCCCGGAGCTGTCATGCCCACCTGGACAGGGAGGAGAGCGCTTCAGGGCTGGAAGAAGATGGGGGAAGGAGGCCCCGGGAGTCCCTGCCCCAAATTCCCCCACCATCCCCAGCTGTCTCTGCCCTCAGCAGCAGCTCCAATGGGGTCCTTCCCCGCCCCGCTTGGACGCCCCCTCTGTTCTGCCTCTATGCTGAGTTGATCCCCACGACCAGTGACCCCCTCCCTGGGAACCAGGGGCGTTTGGGTCCAGCTCTCCCTGCCAGCCAGGAAGCTCCCCAGGTTGGGGCCGAAGCCCCCCAAGAACCCGAGAGTCCCAAGACCACCCTACGGACACTTGCAATGTGCAGGAAAAGTGAGAATCACAGGATCTAAAGATACCAGGGTTGAACGGGCCCCTGGGCAATCCTCtgagggagactgaggcccagagcccaGCAGCAACTTCCCCAGGGACACACAGCAAGCTGAGCAGAGCACAGGCCAAGAAGCGGAGAAAAATCAGGGTGGGATTCTCTGTGGGAGGCAGCCATGGGGACAAGGAGGAGACCACGGGGTTTGGCGGGGTGGAGAGGTGGGCGGGGActggggggccggggcggggccccACCTGGCTAGCACACTTGTTGGTGCCCATCTGGAGGCTGATGGTGGAGTGGTCCATGGGGGGCAGGATATGGTTCTTGGGGTCGTACAGATGCCTTCTTGTGCCGTACGCCGTCATGCCCGACTGACTGGCACATTTGTTGGTGCCCATctgcagggaggtgggcaggagaggTCAGCTGTCCTCCACTCCCAGGCCTCTAGATCCGGCCCCGAACTTGAGGGGGCACGGGGCTGGACAGGCCCTGGGTCCCACCGGCAGACCCCACCCCACCGTGGCGGGCACAGGGCTGGAGGCCGTGGGCGCCCACCTGGAGCCCAATGACACACTGGCCCGCCTTCATGGTGGCGTCATCGAAGTTGCGTTCCTGCTTTTCTGAGTATTTGACGCCAATGTCCACGCCACTCTGCAGCCCCTTTGTCTtggcctggaggggaggggtgctgggagTATCAGGGAGGGGCAGCCGGGACCCTGAGCCAGGCCCAGACCCGTGCCACCCTGGGGATTGGGCTCCAACCGCCCCGACCCACCTGCCACCCAGCTGTCTCGCTCCAGGGCACAGCTCAGGACAGGAATTCCGGAAGGCGTCCTCACCAgccaccctctgcctccttccatcACCCCAACCCTCCAGCGACCCACCTGCTCACCCGACACCTGCCCCTCGCCCCTcgctggtctccctgcctccactcccCACGTG of the Halichoerus grypus chromosome 1, mHalGry1.hap1.1, whole genome shotgun sequence genome contains:
- the CNN2 gene encoding calponin-2; amino-acid sequence: MSSTQFNKGPSYGLSAEVKNRLLSKYDPQKEAELRSWIEGLTGLSIGPDFQKGLKDGVILCTLMNKLQPGSVPKINRSMQNWHQLENLSTFIKAMVSYGMNPVDLFEANDLFESGNMTQVQVSLLALAGKAKTKGLQSGVDIGVKYSEKQERNFDDATMKAGQCVIGLQMGTNKCASQSGMTAYGTRRHLYDPKNHILPPMDHSTISLQMGTNKCASQVGMTAPGTRRHIYDTKLGTDKCDNSSMSLQMGYTQGANQSGQVFGLGRQIYDPKYCPQGPVADGASAAAGDCPGPGEAPEYTPYHREEADY